Below is a genomic region from Stegostoma tigrinum isolate sSteTig4 unplaced genomic scaffold, sSteTig4.hap1 scaffold_386, whole genome shotgun sequence.
AGAATCCTTACACAGggcagaaagaggccctttggcctgtcAAGTtggcaccaatcctctgaagaacatccaacTCAGACTCAGTCCCTCCAAGCTATCCCTGtgaccttacatttcccatggataacccatgtaagcctgcacatccttggacattacgggacaatttagcatggccaatccaccctaccctgcacatctttggactgtaggaggaaaccagagctccctgaggaaacccatgcggacactgggagaatgtgccaactccacacattcagttgcctgaggctagaacccaggtctctggtgctgtgaggcagcagtgctaaccaataaGGCCACCGTGCCAGCCCACTGAAAGGAAGAtaatacacactcactcaatgctcTTGCAAAGAATCTCCTTTCAAAAAACTTATTTAAAATGATCACATAACAATATGACAGGTTTTTAATGCGCAGAGTTACATTTTCAATAAACATAATAACTTAAGCTGAATCTAAAACGTGTTCAATGTATAATTCCATATTCCTGAAAAAAAGCAACAGTTTGGAAATTCCTGCAAACCATATCGAGAATGGGTCTGCTAACCTGACTGGCATTGCTCTTTGGCCAATACCATGAGAGCGAGAGTACAAATTCTATTTCAGCAGACTAAGAAGCTGAAATAAGCAGTGCTGATAAAAATGTTGCACTCACATGGAGATTTTCTCCATACGCTTGTCAGTTCAATTCAGAAGAAATACTGAAACAACATTTACACCGAATGAGAGGAGATTGCTGATTGGATGACAAGTGAACTCCAATTTGAGAGCCactgccatggaaaatgcacaaGTTAATGACAAGTGACAGTTAACAGCCAGACTTTGTTTAAATTGCAAACCGGGCAAGTTGACTCTGAATAGGGTATTACACTGAGCAATGAACTAACGAATCACTGTCACttgttttgttgaattgaaaaTGGTACACTTTGTGGACATTCTTTTTGTGAGCATAAACAAGCCCTTTAATACATGTAGCTTCCAGTATTTGTAAGTGCACCACAAAATGTGTCTTTCTCAGCATTGGTCAAGCCCTGTGCTACCAAATGACAACTCAAAATCAGTTTTAACTATTAAAGGTAGTTGGCAAAAGATGCACAAAATCAGAGGagaatgcttttttaaaatctcagcaAATTGTTTCAACCTGGAGTACACTGTATGAAAATAAGCTGGAGGCAAATCCAACAACAACATTTGGACACAGGATTGGACAAATATTTGAAGAAGAAAGTTACAGGTACGACAATGAGGAGAAGACAATTTTGAAAGCTCATTTGCAAAACCAGCACAGGGAtgggagctgaatggcctcctcctgtgttaCCTCACTCCTCGATCGCGTGAAGAGACAGCACAGTTGCTTACCTCAACATCCGCAACTTTCATCCTGGTCCCTTCCTTCCCCACAAAGATGTCGTCAATGTCCACGAGGAGATAACGGTCCAGGGGCAAGCACAGGCGCTTGCCTGTAAGGTAGGCAATCGCGTCCACGAAAATCAGCTTGTGGAGCCAGAAGTTGAGGTTGTTGCCAAAGAAGACTCGCTGGATGCCATCGTGCAACCCGAGGTCCTGGACCACGGTTGCGTGCAGTGCTTTGTGCGTGCTCAGGTGGGGGATAAACTCTGCTGACTTCGTGCTGGCCAGGAGAACTGGCTCGTAGGTGCTGTGATTGGACTGGAAGACCGTCCAGTCGTCTCCGGGCAATGGCCCCTGCTCCACCTCATTGGCCCGTGTCACATAAAGCAGCGGGGCGTTGGGGTTGATGTGATAGTCCTTTAGTCCGAGGTTGGAGTGCAGGTACAGAGGGAAACCCTTGAGCTGAGCGCTAAGCAAGCTGTTCTCGTTGGCCTTGAAGAAGCCAATGATTCCAACGCTGTACTCTATACAGTATTTATCCAGCAGCTCCCTATTCCAGGCATCCAGGTTCACATACTTGAGTACATTTTCATAAACAATGAGGGCATAGCGACCCCGATCTTTGTCTGTTAAGGTTGGCACATCCCCTTTCCCAGGGGCTATTTCTATCCTATATTTGAAGCGGCTAGACTCCAAAATAGCCACTATTTCTTGACCTAGTTGGGAATAAATACTTTCAGCGAAAACCAGGACCACGGGGTCGGTCCTTGACGTGTCGACTGCAGGCACGAATCGCCTGAGAGACTGTGATGGCAGCGATGTCCTGTGCTGGTTGTTGCAATCGCTAATTGGCAGCGGCAGAGCCTCCTTAATCTTTGGGCTGTTTGTCACGTAGTAGGCCAAGAAGCACATAGAGATCAGACTGAATGCAATCAGCAACAAGATCAAACGGTGCAGCTCCAGCTGACGGCAATTGCGTACAAACTTCCAAACGCTAACCATCGTGAGCGCTGGCCAGCTCGAGGCGTGGAGAGTGGGGGCAGCGAGTCTGAGAGAGGTCCGCACAACAGCAGCAATAAGTAGCAGCAGCAAACAGTAATCCACTCCTCATTAACTGCCATTTATCCTATGTGACCATGGCAGAACAATCCCATCGCTCTCCAGCTGGCTCTCGTCCTCACTCCTTACCGAACCCCCACGCTGCTTccaaaccaccaccaccccccccaccacccccctccagcccctccacttTCAGGCTTCGACCGGCACTGGCCTGGAGCTCACACACCCGAGGGGGCATCTGACATCCTGGCAAAACCGAAGGCGGTGCCCTGCCTGAAAAGATGACCACTCGAGTTCCTCGCCAGCTGAGAGCATCAGACAATTTCCGCCGGGGTTACGCCGCAGGAACCTGCAACACACAAATAAACAGGCACAAATGAACAGATTGATGAGATAGCATTAAGGCTCAGGTTAGCGTTAGGGTCagtgttagggtcagggtcagggtcaggctCAGCGATAGCGTCGGGCTCAGGGTCAGCATTAGGGTTAGCTTTAGggataggattagggttagtAGTAGGATTAGGTTTAGTGTTAcatttaggattagggttaggttcagggttagggttaggtttagcaACAGGGATTGCATTAGAGTTAGGCTCAGcaacagggttagggttaggctcaGGCTCAGCAACACGGTTAGGGTTAGGCTCGGCAACACGGTTAGGGTCagcaatagggttagggtcaggcTTAAGGGATAGGATTAGGTTCAGTGTTATATTTAGGActagggttaggttcagggttagggttaggctcagcattagggttaggttcagggttagggttaggctcaGCATTAGGGTTAGCTTTAGggataggattagggttagtAGTAGGATTAGGTTTAGTGTTACATTTAGGATGTGTGTTAGGATCAGGGTTAGGGCCAGCGTTAGGGTTGCTAATGCCAGCTCACTTTCACCATTGGGGATACAACACACAATTTAACGTTGTGCCTCATGTTGAGCGCTGAGTCCAATGGTTTGCCACTCAGGGTACCACCCACAGTCCACCTGAAGGAGGCAGTAGAAACCATTTCTGAATTCACTGGCCTCACATGTCGAGCATGTACACATTACCAATTGCATTTATAATACACCATAAGAGCAAACCATCCCACTGCATCTCTCAGGGGTGACTAGCAAATACAGACCTAAGATCAAAGGCTCTATCATAGACCCTAAATATCTTAAAAGAAGTGCAAGGTTCAAGAGATGGAACCTTTGCTGTTGGGACCTTTTCATGTGAGTACATAACATGGAATAATGGGAACAAAATGTGTGATGTCAAACTGTTGCTTTAACCATTGGCTTTAACCTGCCTCAGCTAACTTGTTCAGgaacagtttttaaaacaaacaaaaacagaaattgctggaaaaactcagcagatctggcagcatctgtggagcgaaaaacagagttaacttttttcaAGTCCCTTACAAATCTTCTTCCGTTGACTTTAACCAGTTTTACTGAGCTCCAGCCAAGTCAATCATCTGTGCTCGCAGCAAAACCAGACCTGCGTGATTTTGAATTGCTGTTTGTCTTCAGttctcaccctgcctctctcctGATGTCGGGGCTGGTGCCCCTCTTCTCTCGTGTGTCTCACATCCTGGTACAATCTGCGTGCCAATGCCTAGCAGTAAGGACTGGGCCGCTCTAAGAGGCTGACTCTTGCACGAGCTCTGTGCACTCAGGGCTTGTAGAAGCAGCAGGCTGCTGACGTGTTCTCAGCACACTGACATACACCCCAGGCACCTGTCTGGCCACATTCCAGGGTCCAAAGTTTAAAGCAGTGTAAACAACACTGGCCTCAGACAGTGGCATTTTATCTCAAACGCAGCAAGGCACACAAACGCGAAACCACAAAGAGCAGcggagtgggggggggttgtgAGGGACGGGGCTGGCAACAGCGTAGGGAATATTTATCCGAGTTACAGGCATTGCTGTAAATACTCAACAGCTGAGGCAACACGTGACAACAGCAAGTTGAAATCATACTCAAACACACAACGGGCACGGCAGAGATAGCTCCATTGCAGCAGCTGAGATGGAGGGTTAGTCCTTAAGGTCAATTCTAAAGCTTTTTCTTCAATGAGGGCAGGTGCAATTCCCCGCACGGTCAAAAGAATATCAAAGGaaggtagagataatgggaactgcagatgtggggaatccaagataacagaagggtctaggtccaaaacatcagcttttgtgctgctaagatgctgcttgacctgctgtgttcatccagctccacacttggttttCAAAGGAAGGTATATTGCTGCCAATGTGCTCTTCGGTAAGTGCAGCTGTAAGGTAATGGTTATGAAGGGTTAATTCCGATGGCTTCATCAAACGCCACCCAATCAGAAACCATCATGAGGACTTGGGTTGGGAAAGGCAGAACAGCTTTGCATCTTGAAGGAGACAGACCTACCATTGAAGTAGCATTGTCTACAGCACCAGTGTATCGTGGACCTGACTGCTATCATTCGATAACACACATCTTGCTTCAGACAAGGGCTTTCTCTTGTTGTTCCACCCAACAGTATTCCTCAAATACACTCGACCAGCTGgatacagaatccctacagtgtggaaacaggcccttcagcccaacaagtctacagtgaccctcagagcagcccacccagaccgaGACCCTGTAACCGACcgaagctacacatccctggacactatggggcaattcagcacgaccaatccacctagccaacgcatctttggacagtgggaggaacccagagcaaacccacacagacacggggagaatatgcaaactccacacagtcgcccgagggtggaattgaacccagatccctggtgctgtgaggcagcagtgctaatcactgagccaccgtgccgctcttGTGGACCCAGCCAGGGCGAGGGGACTGGTTGTGGTTGACATTGTTTGCTCATAAGACACAGAGGGAGAAGAGCACAATCCCATGCTTGATCTGTACTGGCCACTCAGAACTAAAGAACATGCAAAATCATTGTTTCCCTTGAACCCCCAGCAGGAAGGTTTCATTCTGAAGCTGTGCACTCTGTAGAGCTCAAAGCCAGTCTGAAGAAAGCCATGAGCACTGGCTGATGACTCACAAAAGGTCAACTGACTCATCTCAAAGGAACACCGTCACAACATAACCTGTATTGTCAACTATAATACATACAAATGCTGTTCTGCTGAAGCCATTTTTACTCCACAGGAGGCATCTTTTGTCATTTTACTTGGCTTATCACCTACTTTTGACTTTCACTACTAATCATTTTTCTCATTTAATTATTCCTGCCCCGCTCAGACCTACTGATTTCTCTATCGCCCTCACCATCAACACTGCTGGGAGGAGAACACTGCAGGAATCACTAGGGAAGTAGGAAATTAAAATGGGAAAGGTTGGGAAGTACTCAGCACTATGcacaaaagacagagagagtcaaTAGTTCGCGTCTGTGAGCTGCCTTTAGAGCTGGAAGTCGTTCATCGATCCACACCTTCCAGTTCGAACAGaaaatcattgacctgaaactgatttctctctccaaagaagctgcctgacctgatcACTATTTTCTGCTTTGATTCTGGGGCTTGGAGACGTTACTAGACAAGGTGATCCAAATAATCAACAGTACTTGTCGATTCAGTCTCACACTATATCCAATAAATGCCTGGTGATAGTTGCTAAGTGTTGCTCCAGATGTGTCCTTCTCTAAATTGTGGCCTTGAGAGGCAGTGAAACCATTACCACCATGGGATAACATCATAGCAAAAATATTTTGTCAGATTATGAGAATCATCTAGTCCCGTGTATCATAGCCCATAGAGTGCTCCTTTTTGTATCTATCATAAAACTCTTCCCTCCACAATTTGCTCTCTTGAGGACAAATATAGAACAAACAGTCTGTGTAATTTGCCTAAGTGGTCTTATCTGTCGTGTAAGTGTGTTCAGTAACCACACATCCCCTGTTCCTTCCAGTACGGGTCCGAGGGAGTGGGGGGCCAAAGGGCCAAAGGAGCGAGGGGCTGAGGGACTGCAGCATTATCGAAGGTGCCGTCGTTTGATGAAACACTGAGCTGGGGTCACAGCTACAGCCAAAGATCCCACTGCCACGATTTTGACGAAGAACTGACAAGTTCTTCCGAGTCCTGGACAATATTCACCCTCTATCAGCATCTCCAAAGCAGACCATCTATTCATTATCACAGTGCTGTTTACGGGAGTTAGCTGCACACATGACCCACGTTATAGCAATGAatgcatttcaaaaacaaaaattcacaGGCTGTAAAGCTCTTCGACATATCCTGAGGTGGCAGACGGTGCTATGGAATTGCAATTATCTTCTCTCATTCTCCAGTTTCCATTGCCACTAATGTTCAGAGTTTTTTCTAAAGCAGTACAATTAGAAGTGCTCATAACTTTTGGTCCATTTGTGAATGATTGCTGATAACACCTAAAGATAGACCCTGCAATTCAAAAGCAC
It encodes:
- the LOC132208408 gene encoding bifunctional heparan sulfate N-deacetylase/N-sulfotransferase 2-like; the protein is MVSVWKFVRNCRQLELHRLILLLIAFSLISMCFLAYYVTNSPKIKEALPLPISDCNNQHRTSLPSQSLRRFVPAVDTSRTDPVVLVFAESIYSQLGQEIVAILESSRFKYRIEIAPGKGDVPTLTDKDRGRYALIVYENVLKYVNLDAWNRELLDKYCIEYSVGIIGFFKANENSLLSAQLKGFPLYLHSNLGLKDYHINPNAPLLYVTRANEVEQGPLPGDDWTVFQSNHSTYEPVLLASTKSAEFIPHLSTHKALHATVVQDLGLHDGIQRVFFGNNLNFWLHKLIFVDAIAYLTGKRLCLPLDRYLLVDIDDIFVGKEGTRMKVADVEALLNTQNKLKTLVPNFTFNLGFSGKFYHTGANEEDEGDDMLLKHRKEFWWFPHMWSHMQPHLFHNETVLAEQMKLNKQFALDHGIPIDMGYAVAPHHSGVYPVHKQLYEAWKSIWGIRVTSTEEYPHLKPARYRRGFIHNGIMVLPRQTCGLFTHTIFYNEYPGGSKELDKSIRGGELFLTVLLNP